In Choloepus didactylus isolate mChoDid1 chromosome 18, mChoDid1.pri, whole genome shotgun sequence, a single genomic region encodes these proteins:
- the RNF222 gene encoding RING finger protein 222 translates to MSEGESKDSSGSECPVCYEKFRDLEGTSRTLSCGHVFCHDCLVKYLLSTRVDGQVQRTIVCPICRYVTFLSKKSSRWPSVLDKSSQTLAVPVGLPPVPPPATLGHTNPLADSQPAWRPSQARLPGSPSTQLPLEVLPGLPREPQIFVISRHGMPLGEQDSVLPRRSLAELSGASPAPSSTRSFCCRSRALLLITLIAMVAVVAAILPWILLVRKQV, encoded by the coding sequence ATGTCAGAAGGAGAGAGCAAGGACAGCTCGGGCAGCGAGTGCCCTGTGTGCTACGAAAAGTTCCGGGATCTGGAGGGCACCAGCCGGACGCTGAGCTGCGGCCACGTGTTCTGCCATGACTGCCTCGTCAAGTACCTGCTGTCCACCCGCGTGGACGGGCAGGTGCAGAGGACCATCGTGTGTCCCATCTGCCGCTATGTCACCTTCCTCAGCAAGAAGAGCTCCCGGTGGCCCTCTGTGCTGGACAAGAGCTCCCAGACCCTGGCCGTGCCCGTGGGCCTGCCCCCTGTGCCACCGCCGGCCACGCTGGGCCACACGAACCCCCTGGCCGACTCCCAGCCCGCCTGGAGACCGAGTCAGGCGAGGCTGCCGGGGAGCCCGAGCACGCAGCTCCCCTTGGAAGTGCTGCCTGGCCTGCCCCGGGAGCCCCAGATCTTCGTCATCAGTCGCCACGGGATGCCCCTGGGGGAGCAGGACAGTGTCCTGCCCCGGCGCAGCCTGGCGGAGCTCTCCGGGGCGTCCCCGGCCCCCAGCTCGACCCGGTCGTTCTGCTGCCGCTCACGGGCGCTGCTGCTCATCACCCTCATTGCCATGGTGGCCGTGGtggccgccatcttgccctggatCCTGCTGGTGAGGAAGCAGGTGTGA